The Chloroflexota bacterium genome includes a region encoding these proteins:
- a CDS encoding pyridoxal-phosphate dependent enzyme, with protein MNQLSRFPLAALPTPVMPLPRLSEALGFRLLVKRDDLTGLAFGGNKTRKLELLLADALAQGADMVLTTGAAQSNHCRQTAAAAARAGLACRLVLMKPPKPSGNLLLDGLLGAEVRWTTRERRDADLAHAAEEAAAEGRKPYLIPYGGSNALGAAAYAYALEELLAQDVLPDTIVFATSSGGTQAGLVAGARLLGFRGRILGISVDEPAGVLKPRVAALASQTTALLGEPADFRPADILVEDAYAAPGYGVLTGAEEAAILRFARAEGLLVDPVYTGRAAAGLLDLASQGAFRKGETVLFWHTGGTPGLFAGDYAERLAKAAGLI; from the coding sequence ATGAACCAACTTTCCCGTTTCCCTCTTGCTGCTTTGCCCACGCCGGTGATGCCGCTGCCGCGGCTGAGCGAGGCGCTGGGCTTCCGCCTGCTGGTGAAGCGCGACGACCTCACCGGCCTGGCTTTTGGCGGCAACAAGACCCGCAAACTGGAACTGTTGCTCGCCGATGCCCTCGCCCAGGGCGCAGATATGGTGCTGACCACCGGTGCGGCGCAGTCCAACCATTGCCGCCAGACCGCCGCTGCGGCTGCCAGGGCCGGGCTGGCCTGTCGGCTGGTGTTGATGAAGCCGCCCAAACCTTCCGGCAACCTGCTGCTGGACGGCCTGTTGGGGGCCGAGGTGCGCTGGACGACCCGCGAGCGCCGCGATGCCGACCTGGCGCACGCGGCCGAAGAAGCCGCCGCCGAGGGCCGCAAGCCTTACCTTATCCCTTATGGCGGCTCCAACGCTTTGGGCGCGGCAGCCTATGCTTACGCGCTGGAAGAACTGCTCGCGCAGGATGTGCTGCCCGACACCATCGTCTTTGCCACCTCTTCAGGCGGCACGCAGGCCGGGCTGGTGGCCGGGGCGCGCCTGCTGGGCTTCCGGGGGCGCATTCTCGGCATCAGCGTGGACGAACCGGCCGGGGTGCTCAAGCCGCGCGTCGCCGCGCTGGCTTCCCAAACCACTGCCTTGCTCGGCGAGCCTGCCGATTTTCGCCCCGCTGACATTCTGGTGGAAGACGCCTACGCTGCCCCTGGCTATGGCGTGCTGACCGGGGCTGAGGAAGCCGCCATTTTGCGCTTTGCCCGCGCCGAAGGGCTGCTGGTCGACCCGGTTTACACCGGCCGCGCCGCAGCAGGCTTGCTGGACCTGGCTTCTCAAGGCGCTTTCCGCAAAGGCGAAACAGTGCTCTTCTGGCATACCGGTGGCACCCCCGGCCTGTTTGCCGGCGATTACGCTGAACGCCTTGCTAAAGCCGCAGGGCTGATATAA
- a CDS encoding mechanosensitive ion channel, with product MGVTWDELVLTTLKFLPNLIAAMVILAAGVWAAAWLGKLLRRWLERRGTEKSLVALFSQTTHWGVIGLAASMALQQVGFNITAFLTGVGILGFTVGFALQDVSKNLMAGILLLLQQPFDLGDAIQVNDFAGTVEEISLRATVIRTFDGRVVYLPNADVYTSAIVNFSRAEKRRIEVQVGVAYGTDLAHAKTVAETALQKSVPGLKDDPAPLAVFHTFNDASVDMTLYFWVDPAAVSLWEAKDAAVQAIHTAFAQEGIEIPYPIHTVLLENTTPQA from the coding sequence ATGGGTGTCACGTGGGACGAACTGGTGCTGACGACGCTGAAATTCCTGCCTAACCTGATCGCCGCGATGGTGATTTTGGCGGCCGGTGTGTGGGCTGCAGCCTGGCTGGGGAAACTCCTCCGGCGGTGGCTGGAACGCCGCGGCACGGAAAAATCGCTGGTGGCGCTTTTCTCGCAGACCACCCACTGGGGCGTCATTGGCCTCGCAGCCAGCATGGCCCTTCAGCAAGTAGGCTTCAACATCACGGCCTTCCTCACTGGCGTAGGCATCCTCGGCTTCACCGTGGGTTTTGCCCTGCAAGATGTGAGCAAAAACCTGATGGCGGGCATCCTGCTTTTGCTGCAACAACCTTTTGACCTGGGCGATGCCATTCAGGTCAACGACTTTGCCGGCACGGTCGAGGAAATCAGCCTGCGGGCCACCGTCATCCGCACTTTCGACGGCCGGGTGGTATACCTGCCGAATGCCGATGTTTACACCTCGGCCATCGTCAACTTCAGCCGAGCCGAGAAGCGGCGGATCGAAGTGCAAGTGGGCGTGGCGTATGGCACTGACCTGGCTCACGCCAAAACCGTGGCAGAAACAGCCCTGCAAAAAAGCGTCCCCGGCTTGAAAGACGACCCTGCGCCGCTGGCCGTGTTCCACACCTTCAACGACGCCTCTGTTGATATGACGCTCTATTTCTGGGTTGACCCTGCCGCTGTGAGCCTGTGGGAAGCCAAAGACGCCGCAGTGCAGGCCATTCACACGGCCTTTGCGCAGGAAGGCATTGAAATCCCCTACCCCATCCACACCGTGCTGCTGGAAAACACCACACCCCAGGCCTAA
- a CDS encoding glycosyltransferase has protein sequence MASPLVSVLVPVYNAAATLEEALGSLAAQTFPDYEIVAVDDGSDDGSLALLEAWARREPRLRVLRQPHQGVTAALSRGLEACRAPLVARMDADDTAHPERLARQVAFLEAHPEVAVLGTRVRLHADGLHGGGMQAYLDWQNRLLTDAAIRREIFIESPFVHPSVMFRRSAVLAVGGYQETPWLEDYDLWLRLYLAGARFAKLPAVLLDWRDHPQRVTRSDRRASLENLLRLKAHYLALGPLRGRDAVIVWGAGMAGRRLSKHLLREGVPLTAFVDIDPRKIGRTRRDRPIYAADALPDLWARYRYPAVVVAVGARHAKELIRPRLTAWGLMEGRDWWFAA, from the coding sequence ATGGCTTCCCCTCTGGTTTCCGTGCTGGTGCCGGTTTACAACGCTGCGGCGACGCTGGAAGAGGCGCTCGGCAGCCTTGCCGCGCAGACTTTCCCCGATTATGAAATTGTGGCTGTGGACGACGGCTCGGATGATGGCTCGTTGGCCCTGCTGGAAGCCTGGGCGCGCCGGGAACCCCGCCTGCGGGTGCTGCGGCAGCCCCACCAGGGCGTGACGGCGGCGCTTTCCCGCGGCCTGGAAGCCTGCCGCGCCCCGCTGGTGGCGCGCATGGATGCCGACGATACCGCCCACCCCGAACGCCTTGCCCGCCAGGTTGCCTTTCTGGAGGCGCATCCCGAGGTGGCTGTGCTGGGCACTCGCGTCCGCCTGCACGCCGATGGCTTGCACGGCGGCGGCATGCAGGCGTACCTGGACTGGCAAAACCGCCTGCTCACCGATGCCGCCATCCGCCGCGAGATTTTCATCGAAAGCCCTTTTGTGCACCCCTCGGTGATGTTCCGGCGGTCGGCGGTGCTGGCTGTTGGCGGCTATCAAGAAACTCCCTGGCTGGAAGACTACGACCTCTGGCTGCGGCTTTACCTGGCCGGGGCGCGCTTTGCCAAACTGCCCGCCGTGCTGCTGGACTGGCGCGACCATCCGCAGCGTGTGACCCGCAGCGACAGGCGCGCCTCGCTGGAAAATCTGTTGCGCCTGAAAGCGCACTACCTGGCGCTCGGCCCGCTGCGCGGCCGCGACGCGGTGATTGTGTGGGGTGCGGGCATGGCAGGCCGCCGCCTGAGCAAACATTTGCTGCGGGAAGGCGTGCCACTGACGGCTTTTGTGGATATTGACCCGCGTAAAATCGGCCGCACCCGGCGCGACAGGCCGATTTACGCCGCCGATGCGCTCCCCGACCTGTGGGCGCGCTACCGCTACCCCGCCGTCGTGGTCGCTGTCGGGGCGCGCCACGCGAAAGAACTCATCCGCCCCCGCCTGACGGCCTGGGGCCTGATGGAAGGGCGGGATTGGTGGTTTGCGGCGTAG
- a CDS encoding 50S ribosomal protein L25, with translation MVAKALTKRQPTAKMGALIRPSGRFLLPRPNPARGAKVAPPGVRGAPRKDIMEQVVLKAERRQVIGKKVKQLRREGKLPAVLYGKHIDPIPLVLDYREAAKALRGLSTSTLVILEVEGKRHTAVVRERQKNYIKGTLLHVDFQALSLTEKMRAEVPVELEGEAPAVKTYGGVLVQTLESVEIESLPGDMPERLVVDLGALAEIGDSITVADLVLPPNVKVLEEPDETIVVVTAPRSEEDVEAASGITEAEAEPEVIAKGKEEEEEEEE, from the coding sequence GTGGTTGCAAAAGCATTGACGAAACGCCAGCCCACGGCTAAAATGGGCGCGCTGATTCGCCCGTCGGGGCGCTTTTTGTTGCCCCGACCAAACCCCGCCAGAGGAGCGAAGGTAGCCCCACCTGGGGTGAGAGGCGCTCCGAGGAAGGATATCATGGAACAGGTTGTTTTGAAAGCCGAACGGCGTCAGGTGATTGGCAAAAAGGTCAAGCAGTTGCGCCGGGAAGGCAAACTGCCCGCCGTGCTCTACGGCAAGCATATTGACCCCATTCCGCTGGTGTTGGATTACCGCGAGGCCGCGAAGGCGTTACGTGGCCTTTCCACCTCCACGCTGGTGATTTTGGAGGTCGAAGGCAAGCGCCATACGGCTGTGGTGCGCGAGCGTCAGAAGAACTACATCAAGGGCACCTTGCTGCATGTCGATTTCCAGGCGCTTTCGCTCACCGAAAAGATGCGCGCCGAAGTGCCCGTAGAACTGGAAGGCGAAGCCCCGGCGGTCAAGACCTACGGCGGCGTGCTGGTGCAGACCCTGGAATCGGTGGAAATCGAATCGCTGCCTGGCGACATGCCTGAGCGCCTGGTGGTTGACCTGGGCGCCCTGGCTGAAATCGGCGATAGCATCACCGTGGCCGATTTGGTGTTGCCGCCCAATGTCAAAGTGCTGGAAGAGCCGGACGAGACTATCGTCGTGGTGACGGCCCCGCGCAGCGAAGAAGACGTGGAAGCCGCCAGCGGCATTACCGAAGCCGAGGCCGAGCCCGAGGTCATTGCCAAGGGCAAGGAAGAAGAGGAAGAGGAGGAAGAGTAA
- a CDS encoding PAS domain-containing protein, translated as MLPDFRIYQRDSLLEITRALTQELDLDKLLAQILRFAVEMLAGQAGLIALRQEHRGWEVAAAHGIPSGFLKHVESLLEDVPLHEDAARHELPEVYRRLEALTRAASLGLLSGVGLPLIFHQQVIGVIFIFRSYAGVFSADDRVLLQSFADQAAIAVRNAQLYQQVRHEKHRLDALLDAVADGMFILAPDHTIERCNPAFARLYGAPREAIRGYKHEEIIRWQHVEHGLPLEVAEAGGWPLTPRATLYVQGDLLRPNDLPPLPVGITYAPVLDTEGRLVNIIATARDITHFREAEELKSTFISIVSHELKTPIALIKGYVSTLRREDVRWDDQIVQESLQVIEEEADRLAQLVESLLEASRLQAGAVELHKGEVSLYHLAARLTQRMAVSDPHHTYANQVPEDFPIVEADEQRLEQVLSNLLSNAAKYSPEGTTIWVEGLTRPDQVVVCVQDEGPGIAVEDAPHIFDRFYRAHDAVKHTKGAGLGLYLARAIVEAHGGRIWVDPSERGARVCFSLPR; from the coding sequence ATGCTCCCCGACTTCCGTATCTACCAACGCGATTCGCTGCTTGAGATCACCCGTGCCCTCACCCAGGAACTTGACCTGGACAAACTGCTGGCGCAGATTTTGCGCTTTGCGGTGGAAATGCTGGCAGGGCAGGCAGGGCTGATCGCGCTGCGCCAGGAACATCGCGGCTGGGAAGTGGCTGCAGCGCACGGCATTCCCTCGGGGTTTCTCAAGCATGTGGAATCGTTGTTGGAGGACGTGCCACTGCACGAAGACGCCGCCCGCCATGAGCTTCCTGAGGTATATCGCCGTCTGGAAGCCCTGACGCGCGCCGCCAGCCTGGGCTTGTTGAGTGGGGTGGGGTTGCCGCTCATTTTCCATCAGCAGGTCATTGGGGTTATTTTCATCTTTCGCAGTTATGCAGGGGTGTTTTCCGCCGACGACCGCGTGTTGCTGCAAAGTTTTGCCGACCAGGCGGCCATTGCCGTGCGCAACGCGCAGCTTTACCAGCAAGTGCGGCACGAAAAGCATCGTCTCGACGCCTTGCTCGATGCCGTCGCCGATGGTATGTTCATTTTGGCCCCCGACCACACCATCGAGCGCTGCAACCCGGCTTTTGCGCGGCTTTATGGTGCGCCGCGTGAGGCCATTCGCGGCTACAAACACGAAGAAATTATCCGTTGGCAGCACGTGGAACACGGCCTGCCGCTGGAAGTCGCCGAGGCCGGTGGCTGGCCGCTGACCCCGCGCGCCACCCTCTACGTCCAGGGCGACCTGCTGCGCCCCAACGACTTGCCGCCGCTGCCCGTGGGCATCACTTACGCGCCGGTGTTGGATACCGAAGGCCGTCTGGTCAACATCATTGCTACAGCCCGCGACATTACCCACTTCCGGGAAGCCGAAGAACTCAAATCCACTTTTATTTCCATCGTTAGCCACGAACTTAAAACCCCCATTGCCCTCATCAAGGGCTATGTCAGCACCCTGCGCCGCGAAGATGTCCGCTGGGATGACCAGATTGTGCAGGAAAGCCTGCAAGTGATTGAAGAAGAGGCCGACCGGCTGGCGCAACTGGTGGAAAGCCTGCTGGAAGCCTCGCGGCTGCAGGCTGGCGCAGTGGAATTGCACAAGGGGGAAGTGTCGCTGTATCATCTGGCGGCGCGGCTGACGCAGCGTATGGCCGTCTCCGACCCCCATCACACTTATGCCAATCAGGTGCCGGAAGATTTCCCGATTGTAGAGGCCGACGAGCAGCGGCTGGAGCAGGTGCTTTCCAATCTGCTTTCCAACGCGGCCAAGTATTCGCCGGAGGGCACGACCATCTGGGTGGAAGGGCTGACCCGCCCCGACCAGGTGGTGGTGTGCGTGCAGGATGAAGGCCCCGGCATTGCCGTGGAAGACGCCCCGCACATCTTCGACCGTTTCTACCGCGCCCACGACGCCGTCAAGCACACCAAAGGCGCGGGGCTGGGGCTGTATCTGGCGCGCGCCATCGTGGAAGCCCACGGCGGCCGCATCTGGGTTGACCCCAGCGAGCGCGGGGCGCGGGTGTGCTTTTCCTTGCCTCGCTGA
- a CDS encoding acetyl ornithine aminotransferase family protein, with the protein MELRNVPGPKAKAILARDREVIPPAVARVADFVMSHGKGAEVWDVDGYRYVDLIAGIAVNSTGHSHPKVVKAIQEQAEKFLHISADYYHELWVRLAERLNDIAPFGEPGMVFLANSGAESVEAALKVAKNYTKRKFFIAFLSAFHGRTMGALAFTASKARYRANYYPWMPGVIHVPYPDAYRPVLVSKPGEDYGETVVRYIEEQVLDKLVPADEVAGIIVEPIQGEGGYVVPPDGFFPALRKLCDKYGILLIDDEVQAGMGRTGKWWAIQHWNVEPDIVCTAKGIASGVPLGAIIGRKHIMETWPPGAHGNTYGGNPLASAAALATIDLIEQEYMQNAAELGAYALERLQEMAERHPHIGQVRGKGLMIGVDFVRDRESREYYPEFRDKVVDYTFRLGALMMGCGKSTARMAPPLAITKALLDEGLEIFEEAIRLTEKDLG; encoded by the coding sequence ATGGAACTGCGTAACGTGCCTGGCCCCAAGGCCAAAGCGATTCTGGCGCGTGACCGCGAGGTGATTCCCCCCGCGGTCGCTCGAGTGGCTGATTTTGTGATGTCCCACGGCAAGGGCGCGGAAGTGTGGGACGTGGACGGCTACCGCTATGTGGATTTGATTGCCGGCATTGCCGTCAACTCCACCGGCCACAGCCATCCCAAAGTGGTCAAGGCAATTCAAGAGCAGGCCGAGAAGTTTCTTCACATCTCTGCTGACTATTACCATGAACTTTGGGTACGCCTGGCCGAGCGCCTCAACGATATTGCTCCTTTTGGAGAGCCAGGCATGGTTTTCCTGGCCAATTCCGGTGCGGAAAGCGTCGAGGCCGCGCTCAAAGTGGCCAAGAACTATACCAAACGCAAGTTTTTCATCGCCTTCCTGAGCGCCTTTCACGGGCGCACGATGGGCGCGCTGGCGTTCACGGCCAGCAAGGCCCGCTATCGCGCCAATTATTACCCGTGGATGCCCGGTGTAATTCACGTGCCTTACCCCGATGCCTACCGCCCGGTGCTGGTTTCCAAACCCGGCGAAGATTACGGCGAAACCGTGGTGCGCTATATCGAAGAGCAGGTGCTGGATAAACTGGTACCTGCCGATGAGGTCGCGGGCATCATCGTGGAACCCATCCAGGGGGAAGGCGGCTATGTCGTCCCGCCCGATGGCTTCTTCCCCGCCCTGCGGAAGTTGTGCGACAAATACGGCATCCTGCTCATCGACGACGAAGTGCAGGCGGGCATGGGGCGCACCGGTAAGTGGTGGGCCATTCAGCACTGGAACGTGGAGCCGGATATCGTCTGCACGGCCAAGGGCATTGCTTCGGGGGTGCCGCTGGGCGCCATCATTGGGCGCAAGCACATCATGGAAACCTGGCCCCCTGGTGCCCACGGCAACACCTATGGCGGCAACCCGCTGGCTTCCGCCGCGGCTTTAGCGACGATTGACCTGATTGAGCAGGAATACATGCAGAACGCGGCTGAACTGGGCGCGTATGCCCTGGAACGCCTGCAGGAAATGGCTGAGCGCCATCCGCATATCGGCCAGGTGCGCGGCAAGGGCTTGATGATCGGCGTGGACTTCGTGCGTGACCGCGAGAGCCGCGAATACTACCCCGAATTTCGCGACAAGGTGGTTGATTACACCTTCCGCCTGGGCGCGCTGATGATGGGCTGCGGCAAGAGCACCGCTCGCATGGCCCCTCCCCTGGCAATCACGAAAGCGTTGCTGGATGAAGGGCTGGAGATTTTCGAAGAGGCCATCCGCCTGACCGAAAAAGACCTCGGCTAA